The stretch of DNA CGGCGCCCGGTCCAGGGTAGACGGCCCGGCGTACTGCCCTGGGACGCCCGACGCCTCGGGCTGCCACGGGGACCCTGACGAGGGCCGGGCCTCCATGGGAGCCGACGGCGGCCCGTGGAGCCAGTCGGGCAGCGGCGATGGCGATGAAGGAAAGCGGACCTCCTGGATAGGGAGGCCGCTCGGCGAGGACCCGCCCGGCCCAGGGTTgggcggtggcggtggtggagaGCGCGCCGTGGCCGCCGGGAGGGACGGCGCGGTGGAGGGTGGCGCGGATGGTGGAGTCCAGGTCGGCCACTGCGGTCCCTGGGCGGAGGCGGATGGTGCGGTTGGCGCCGTGAACGGCGTCGGCCATTGTGGCCAGGGCGTCGTCGAAGCCATCGGAGCGGGAAGCGCCGGGTAGCCGCCGGTGAGAGCCGCCGGTACGGGGTACCACGGCAGCGCCTGCTGGCCCGTGGCCGCGGTCTGGTGGAGCGGTGGGGGCGGCCCGTATGGGCTGGCCAAGTAGAGACGGATGCCCTGGACCGCCACGACTAGGTCATTGAGCACGCCGGCCATAGCTTCTGGTGTGAACTGCGGCGGCGGGGGGGAAGGCGGCGGCGATGGCTGCTGGATGGGAAGCTGCGGCGATGGCTGGATGGGAAGCTGCGGCTGGCCCTGGCCCGGCGTGGTGCCGAGGGCGGAGGAGAGCGGCGCCGACAGGGAGGCCGTAGTGCCCGTCGACGCGGCGGCGGTAGTGGAGGAATCGGTGGCAGCGGCGGTGGGGGAGGCGTGGggcagcggtggcggcggtggtgggaTTGGCGGGGAAGACATGGTCGAAACCCGGGTACCTGATACCAAGGTGTTAGCGGCTAGGGTTCTGCCAGGTCTTGGTCGGAGACAGTAGGGGAAGGAGGGGGAAGGGCGAGGGCTTgagcgcggcggccggcggcggggcgccgtcctggcgcggtgcggcggcggcgagagaaggaggcggctagggtttagggtttCCGGCTCCTCTGGGAGTCGGGCAATAGAAAGTCTTATTGCTTAATTCCAAAAAGAGTCTTACAACCTATATTTATATCCTAGATAACTTGCAGAAGAATTAACCTAAGATAACTTGTATAAGAATTAACCTAAGATATCTTGCATAATCTGAAAATAAAAACTAAGATAACTTGCGGGCCTAAGCCTGCCTGTTGGGCCTCCTTCGGCCATAGACCTGGCCGGTCATAACAGAAGATGGACTGGCCACTCATacaaaaacaggaaaaaaaaggCTAGAACAACTCCTGGTTGGAATATATAAATTCAAAGGTAGCATAAGGTGTTTATTCCATTGAAGAAACTTGACTGGCTAAGAAATTTGGAGAATATTACTTTTTTCCACTATCATATGCTGGATTACACGGCATCTCCACAAATTTTGAAGATCTTGACAGCCATCTGGTCAATGTGAGGCTCGGTCAACCAAGTTGAATGGACTGATTGATCTGGGTCTAAACAATGAGGATCTTGGCCACATGAAAAATATTTGATGGTTTTCATTGACCAAAAAGCTTAGCTGATGACTAACGAATATACACCCCACTATGCTACCATATCTGTCTCATGAACTACCCAGGCTCTCCTGATATAGTATGCAAGAATTTAGTTGACAGGAAAGACTGACTAATCGACAACTTTTATCACAAGTATATTCAGTTTTCTAAGAAAAATGCCGGGTGAGACTCAAAAGGTTGATCGGTAGTAAATTGTCGACAAAGTAATGTACTTCCAACCTGAGTAACCCAAGACAGCTACTTATAAGCACTTGAGAATTGCGACTCAAGAATGGGTTTGAGTGCATGCCATATGATCAGGAAATGGGATGTATTCTTCTAAGTACAAACTAAACAACCTCGTGAGTTCTGAACAACTTATGATTTGTGGAACCACCAACTGGGAGACATTTTTCGAACTATCGTGACTTCATGAGAGCTTCATTCAATTATGATAAATTTTACGAACAGCTTCACAACTCAGGAGATATGCTCAACCAAGCATCTTCTTTGATAGGTTAAAGTTCCAACCAAGTCTTCTGAtattttcaaaaacaaaaaataaatatTTACGACCTTTAAGCTAAGCAAGTCACAAAGCAATTGTGTGGTCAGGTAAccaaatactccctctgtccgaaaaagcttgtcccaagcttgttcctcaaatggatgtatctagcactaacttggtgctaaatacatccatttgagggacaagctttttcagacggagggagtatgtctTAAGCATGCTAAGGGGCGGTGGCATGAGATTTAGAGTGCCTCATACTCAGCCATGGAACATGCAACGCCTCTCTAACATATTTACTTTGCACTAAAAGGTCATTTATCTCCTTGAGATTCTATTATAAATTCATATGCAATCAAATCACTGCTTATGGACCACAAATGTTCTCAATTCATGACTAGATTTCCTGACGATATTGAAGGTCCACCTAGCCCACATCTTTAATAGGTGAAATGCCACTCCTCAGGGTTATTGGTTTGGTAGATAGATCTAGATAGACTCATCCGGATGGAGAAGATTATCACTGAGGTAGATTGACTCTTGAAGATAAGAGGCTTCAACACAGTTGTTTGTTTCAAATTACCAGAAACTATGGAAGTTCTAGCTGGCTTCCAGGTAATTATAATAATCATATATACACGCAGCACTAGTTCCTATTCCCTCTGTAGCTTTTTATAAGACGTTTTTAGAGTCCATGACAGTGtcaaaaaacatcttatattaagTTACAGAGGGAGTCCAACATACATAAGATGTGTTCGGGTTACTTACTGGACGAAGTGGAAGGCAAAAAGGGCTGAACATATAATTAGACTTGGGTGAACTCCAATCTCGAGGATGATGATATTTACATGTAGCGCCAAATTTACAATCTCCTGTCCTCATGTAATACTGACACTCAGGCTGCCCTGGCCGCTCAGGGAATCCATGTTCTTGTTGATTATTGCTTGATTGTATAGTTGAGGAAGAGTAAGGCATGTAAGGACCACCATAAGCAATTGTAGAGGAAGATCCATGGTGCCCTATGCCATACATAGGTCCAGCTTGAACAGTTTGTTGTACTCCACCTGATGCTACAGGGTTTACTGAAGCCTGCATCAAACAGAAGAGTTTTTACTTGGAGGAAAATACTTATCTTGTTGCATGAAATTCACATGTAACATTTTCCTTTAATTGTTTTCTATGATCGCATACACCACTGATCTACACTTTACATATTCACCAATCATTGCTTTACATCTTTAAATAAGTCAGTTGGTATGACATGTGAGTTATGACCCTTAATTCCCCTTTGCATTTGAGACCTGATACTTAACCAAAACTATTTTTGTTAACCCAAGTTAGTTACCGGATAAGGGCTCCATCCTTGCAAGGGGATCATTCCAGACGATAGCATCATTGGAGTGTACGAGCCTGGCATATATGATCCAGGGACTACAGGCGGCCTCCCCATTTGCCAATTTGTAAGAGGAGCGTATGGATGAGGTGAAGGTACAGTTGACGACTGCAATGGTGGATAAATTCCAGGAGTAACTGGAACACCACCAAATTCTGGATGATGAAATTTACATGTCGAACCAAACTTGCATTGTCCAGTCTTCATGTAGTAGGAGCACTCTTTCTCACCCTGCATTTCGTTGGTATCAATAATTTTCCATAGAGATACTAGGCGAAAGATTTCACTAAAGAAGCAATGTTTTTGGAGAGAATTTTCACACCGGACGTAGAGGGAATCCATTACTGTTTAACATTACAGGCTGCACAGAACCATCTTGCTTAGGATGGTGATATTTGCAATTGGAACCAAATTTGCAAGTCCCAGTCTTCATGTAATACTGTAAGAAGTACAAAAGAGTAAGTCGAAATAGTTAACAAGTCATCTGACACAACATAAAATGGGCAGGATGCTGAATACCCGCCAGACATTACTAAATTTTTAGTTGTTCGCTCTGTATGCCAGTCAAGGAGCAGCAAGTAAGTGGCCAACTGGGTGCATGCAGATGGTGTGCAGGAGTTGGTGCATGCATGCTCAAGAGTGTGACTGATGCTCCTTTTTTGGAAGGTAATTAAATTTGAGCCTGAAACTGTTAGATTTATGTACCTCACATACTGGTTGACCCAACCGCTCGGGGTAGTCCAATGCTACTGCATTCTTTGCACCTCCACCAAACTACATTTTTGAAAAAATGGAATCAGTGATTACTCCATTTGTCATCTATTGCAAAACTGTAAATATGATTCCTAGAATTCAACTGGAGGAGATAAAACGCCTGTTTATGTTCTAGGTTGAACTAAGATTATGGCCCAAATAGTATAGTAGAAAGAACAACAATATCCTAGGCCCATGCCAGAAAACAGATCTCCTTAACAGAAACATGGCAAGTATTGAAGCCATGATAAATCAATTATGAAAACCATCCCATGATGGAAGCAGCTTTATTAATGTCAAATTGTCAACTTTAAGTGCTAATGGTAAGCAGTACGCGAAGTATCTTTGGCAAATTAAGCAAGTCAAAAAGCATTTAATCCACCAAAACTAGGGTCAAATGTAAGGTACTTACAACTGTGAGATAGATTTATATATACAGATACAGCAAAAAGCATTTGAACCATCTAGAATAAAACTGTTGAGGACAGCTCTAAACCTCTGTGATTGATGGTTATACATGTATATCGTTTTTCCATGCATTTGATATAGAAATCTAAGTACATGCGACTACTAACACGGGGGTGGGGGGTATAACCCTTTATGTTATCATGGTCAACAGGGCATTGGTACGATATAAGATAGATAAAATGGAGAATGGGAAAGTGGGAAAATGCATGTAGTGACACCTAGTAAACTTAGTAGCCCATAAAAGCCAAACTAGTAAGTTTAAAGCTGCTGATACAGTGAAACGATTGGCATAGCAGGAGCGGAGAAGCGAATCACTGTGCAGAGCATCCATGACTTTGTGCTTCCAAAAGGATATCCAATGGGCGCCTAGGTTCAGTTACCGCCACCGTCCAAACTATCATGCTGCCGCCGCCTGATCAGTGCTAGGAAGACACCGCGGACAGTTGCACGAGCGGCAGATGCAATTCAGCTAGAGATGAGCTACATTACCCGAACCACTGGTAATTTGTGTGATCTGATACTCTCTGTGGATTGCAGTGTCGCCACATCGATCACATGGCAAATATACGTAACGTAAAGCTGCTTCCAACGCAAACGCGCGCACGCACATGGGCTCACCCAATCGCGCGGAGTGAGATCAGGAGAGCGCGCAAAAGGGAGAGGAAGCAGGTTTTGTCACCTCAGTGCCGCCGCGATCGCGGGGGTGGTTGTAGCGGCAGCGGTCCCCGAAGCCGCAGGCTCCCGTCCGGAGGTAGTAGATGCAGTCCGCCTGGTCCGGCCGCTCCGGCAGGCGCGCCCCGTCCCcctccccgccgccgtcgccggccagCCCCATCCTCCACATCGACCCTGCAAGCCACGCATTCGCCCCGTTACACCAATCCACGTAGATCCGCGCGCCGTACGGACGTGGAGATCCGAGCAAAATAATCacagggagagggagagaggaaagCGTGCTGCTACCTTCGAGGCCGGTGTCGGGGTCCGCGCCACGGCCGGCCTCCCCTtctcctgctcctcctcctcctcctcctcctccggctgcaGCCGCGGGGTGAGGCTCCATGGGTGTCGGGAGGGGACCAGGAGGCGCGCGGCAATCGGGTAGGGAATCGGGCAGGAGCGATCGGAGTGGGAGTAGGAGGAGGGCGAGGAGATCGGGCGGGTTttgtttcttctctctctctccctccctccctctctctggTTTCCTTTCCACCACTATGGTGTGGCTACtgctcgctctctctctctctccctcttctgtcctttttcttctttttcgcTGGTTTTCCCACCACTGTCGCGTGCACCTGTCCGGTTTTTACACAGGGGCACGGGGGGCGGGGGTGGGTAGGTTGGTGTTTGTTTCTCTCGCGATTTTTAAATTTTATTTATTATACTAGTATATACGTATATGGGCTTCTTGACTGGGACCACGCGTGGTCGATCTAGCTTGGGGGTGGATTGATGGGGATTTCTCCGTTTGCATAAATGAAGGGCGGTAACGGTTGGAGTTAAGCTCGCTATTATGGCACTCGCCCCAGTTATGTTGAGCCATGGTCCTTGGTTTTATTGCCACACCTAGGCGGTGTGTATTTCGTACACTGCTCTCGTGCCTGCATTATTCTCGTGTCCTAGTACATGCCTCGTTTGGCTGTAATTTACTCACTCTTTTCTCAAGACTCGTTTGCTATTCCGGTGAAAAACATTTACCGTGACACATTTTAAGAAAAACAAGAAAGCTCGCAATATTTGGAGGAGTCTGGACAACTGACACGTCAGACTCTGACACACTCGGCCAACACAATCCCCCTCCCCAAGCCCTCTTCCCACTCCATTCCTCCCCTCTT from Triticum urartu cultivar G1812 chromosome 3, Tu2.1, whole genome shotgun sequence encodes:
- the LOC125543569 gene encoding zinc finger CCCH domain-containing protein 6-like isoform X1, whose amino-acid sequence is MEPHPAAAAGGGGGGGGAGEGEAGRGADPDTGLEGSMWRMGLAGDGGGEGDGARLPERPDQADCIYYLRTGACGFGDRCRYNHPRDRGGTEFGGGAKNAVALDYPERLGQPVCEYYMKTGTCKFGSNCKYHHPKQDGSVQPVMLNSNGFPLRPGEKECSYYMKTGQCKFGSTCKFHHPEFGGVPVTPGIYPPLQSSTVPSPHPYAPLTNWQMGRPPVVPGSYMPGSYTPMMLSSGMIPLQGWSPYPASVNPVASGGVQQTVQAGPMYGIGHHGSSSTIAYGGPYMPYSSSTIQSSNNQQEHGFPERPGQPECQYYMRTGDCKFGATCKYHHPRDWSSPKSNYMFSPFCLPLRPGAQPCSYYAQNGYCRYGVACKYDHPMGTLGYSSSPFPLSDVPIAPYPLGFSIATLAPSSSSQDLRPEYISAKDPSVNQVGSPVAASEPSGSILPKGVFPPDTVMRAQTNTTTGGSSSSGGGR
- the LOC125543569 gene encoding zinc finger CCCH domain-containing protein 6-like isoform X2 → MEPHPAAAAGGGGGGGGAGEGEAGRGADPDTGLEGSMWRMGLAGDGGGEGDGARLPERPDQADCIYYLRTGACGFGDRCRYNHPRDRGGTEFGGGAKNAVALDYPERLGQPVCEYYMKTGTCKFGSNCKYHHPKQDGSVQPVMLNSNGFPLRPGEKECSYYMKTGQCKFGSTCKFHHPEFGGVPVTPGIYPPLQSSTVPSPHPYAPLTNWQMGRPPVVPGSYMPGSYTPMMLSSGMIPLQGWSPYPASVNPVASGGVQQTVQAGPMYGIGHHGSSSTIAYGGPYMPYSSSTIQSSNNQQEHGFPERPGQPECQYYMRTGDCKFGATCKYHHPRDWSSPKSNYMFSPFCLPLRPGAQPCSYYAQNGYCRYGVACKYDHPMAKDPSVNQVGSPVAASEPSGSILPKGVFPPDTVMRAQTNTTTGGSSSSGGGR